The Vicinamibacterales bacterium genome has a window encoding:
- a CDS encoding amidohydrolase, producing the protein MTKLFLAATLILIGIQTSAQSDPKTAALGWIDSNASTLNRVNRNIWTWAETGLEETKSSAELQALLRDNGFTVEAGVANMPTAFVASYGTGKPVIGILAEFDALPGLSQDASPERSSRTGVMAGHGCGHSVFGTASSGAAIAIKQALASGAIKGTVKLFGTPAEETGIGKTYMLREGIFKDVDTILAWHAGDSTAAAWDYSKAMVSVKFKFEGLASHASVSPYQGRSALDAVELMSVGVNYMREHVKEDTRIHYVITNGGGQPNVVPPSAEVWYYLRANKHTDVEEYFVWLSEIARAAAAMSRTKLVETRVDADMHEVLPNRTLVEVIQKNLELVGAPKFDEREKAFARATQKDLKPQPALALAERVEALPAGPPSQGTHSTDVGDLTWFFPVGQFTAATHTYGAPGHSWQIVACTGTSIGEKGMMVAAKAIAASAIDLYRSPELIQRSREDLKRAMADQNYTTLIPEGQKAPKTIR; encoded by the coding sequence ATGACGAAGCTCTTTCTCGCGGCCACGTTGATCCTGATCGGCATCCAGACGTCGGCGCAGTCGGATCCCAAGACCGCCGCGCTCGGCTGGATCGACAGCAACGCGTCCACCCTCAACCGGGTGAACCGCAACATCTGGACGTGGGCGGAGACGGGGCTCGAGGAAACGAAGTCGTCCGCCGAGTTGCAGGCCCTGCTCCGCGACAACGGCTTCACCGTCGAGGCGGGCGTGGCGAACATGCCCACGGCGTTCGTGGCGAGCTACGGCACCGGCAAGCCGGTGATTGGCATACTGGCCGAGTTCGACGCGCTGCCGGGGCTGTCGCAAGACGCGTCGCCGGAACGCTCGTCGCGGACCGGCGTGATGGCCGGGCACGGCTGCGGCCACAGCGTGTTCGGCACGGCCAGCAGCGGCGCCGCCATCGCCATCAAGCAGGCGCTCGCCTCCGGCGCCATCAAGGGCACGGTCAAGCTGTTCGGCACGCCGGCGGAAGAGACCGGCATTGGCAAGACCTACATGTTGCGCGAAGGCATCTTCAAGGACGTCGACACCATCCTCGCGTGGCACGCCGGCGACTCCACCGCCGCGGCGTGGGACTACTCCAAGGCGATGGTGTCGGTGAAGTTCAAGTTCGAAGGCCTCGCCTCGCACGCCTCGGTCTCGCCGTACCAGGGCAGGAGCGCGCTCGACGCGGTGGAGCTGATGAGCGTGGGCGTCAACTACATGCGCGAGCACGTCAAGGAAGACACCCGCATCCACTACGTGATCACCAACGGCGGCGGGCAGCCCAACGTGGTGCCGCCGTCAGCGGAAGTCTGGTACTACCTGCGCGCCAACAAGCACACCGACGTCGAGGAGTATTTCGTGTGGCTCAGCGAGATTGCCCGCGCCGCCGCGGCGATGAGCCGGACGAAGCTGGTCGAAACGCGCGTGGACGCCGACATGCACGAGGTGCTGCCCAACCGCACGCTGGTGGAGGTAATCCAGAAGAACCTGGAGCTGGTGGGCGCGCCCAAATTCGACGAGCGCGAGAAGGCGTTCGCGCGCGCGACCCAGAAGGACCTCAAGCCGCAGCCGGCGCTCGCCCTCGCCGAGCGCGTCGAGGCGCTGCCCGCCGGGCCACCGAGCCAGGGCACGCACTCCACCGACGTCGGCGACCTCACCTGGTTCTTCCCGGTCGGCCAGTTCACCGCCGCCACTCACACCTACGGCGCGCCGGGACACAGCTGGCAGATCGTCGCGTGCACCGGCACGAGCATCGGCGAGAAGGGGATGATGGTGGCCGCCAAGGCGATTGCCGCGTCGGCGATCGATCTGTATCGCTCACCTGAGCTGATTCAGCGATCGCGCGAGGATCTCAAGAGGGCGATGGCGGATCAGAATTACACGACGCTGATCCCCGAAGGGCAGAAAGCCCCGAAGACCATTCGTTGA
- a CDS encoding TonB-dependent receptor has translation MSRLVLLALFVLSVASPGLAQTRPPDLSEMSLEDLMRIEITSVSRREQPASDAAAAIYVITHDAIRRSGMSTIPDLLRLAPGVNVAQGNFNKWAVSVRGFNGLYSNKLLVLVDGRSIYNRLFSGVFWEVGDLMLDDIDRIEVIRGPGAALWGANAMNGVINIVTKTAADTQGGLVRLDGGSSAQQGAVRYGGSLGSAHYRLHGQWTARDESSDTPGSDKSDGSDSVATGFRVDLGKSPGAFTLMGGIEAGRGRGLWPNPDPQAAAQEAFFSDPTETWGSYILGRWTKTRDSGASMQIQSFVDVAGRHEPVGEFRRHAFDVDTQYSMRLGARHQLIAGAGYRFTSERFDGNGEFLLIPPEDNASLVTGFVQDEIALLSNRLALILGSQVQYDSYSGMGVQPTARLMWRARPRQRVWAAASRALRTPSLIDRGLRDDLPPAPGPGGFPLFVTVLGNPAARTEQFIDAEVGYRLTIGSSASIDATGFAGRYDDLRTLEPNPPVVRFIPSPRVEVITTLGNELKATTRGFEIAAHWDPVPAWRLEASYSRFHLTPDLSPASGDPDGALEDGSAPRGQWQVRSGFSVGTRGTLDLAVFHVGPLELLQVDSYTRADVYAEWKFTSGLSLVAIGQNLLDKAHFEFLLTEPALLTTKVPRSASIRVRWTFQ, from the coding sequence ATGAGCCGGCTCGTCCTGCTCGCGTTGTTCGTCCTGTCCGTCGCGTCGCCGGGCCTCGCACAGACCCGTCCGCCGGACCTCAGTGAGATGTCGCTCGAGGACCTGATGCGGATCGAAATCACGTCGGTGTCGCGACGGGAACAGCCCGCCTCGGACGCAGCGGCTGCGATTTACGTGATCACGCACGACGCCATTCGTCGTTCTGGCATGAGCACGATCCCGGACCTGCTGCGGCTGGCGCCCGGCGTCAACGTCGCGCAGGGCAATTTCAACAAGTGGGCCGTGTCGGTGCGCGGGTTCAACGGGTTGTACTCGAACAAGTTGCTGGTACTCGTCGACGGCCGCAGCATCTACAACCGGTTGTTCTCCGGCGTGTTCTGGGAAGTCGGCGACCTGATGCTGGACGACATCGATCGGATCGAAGTCATTCGCGGTCCGGGGGCGGCCCTCTGGGGCGCCAACGCGATGAACGGTGTCATCAACATCGTCACCAAGACGGCCGCCGACACACAGGGCGGACTCGTTCGTCTCGACGGTGGGAGTTCCGCGCAACAGGGAGCCGTGCGCTACGGCGGGTCGCTCGGTTCGGCGCATTACCGTCTCCACGGCCAGTGGACCGCCCGGGATGAATCGTCGGACACTCCGGGCTCGGACAAGAGCGACGGCTCCGACAGCGTCGCCACAGGATTCCGGGTCGACTTGGGAAAGAGCCCGGGGGCGTTTACGCTGATGGGTGGCATCGAAGCCGGCCGTGGACGGGGCCTCTGGCCCAATCCGGACCCGCAAGCGGCCGCGCAAGAAGCGTTTTTCAGCGATCCGACGGAAACCTGGGGCAGCTACATCCTGGGAAGATGGACCAAGACGCGCGACAGCGGCGCGTCGATGCAGATCCAGTCGTTCGTCGATGTCGCGGGCCGGCACGAACCCGTTGGTGAATTCCGCCGGCACGCGTTCGACGTCGACACGCAATACTCCATGCGGCTCGGTGCGCGTCACCAACTGATTGCCGGCGCGGGCTACCGGTTCACCAGCGAACGATTCGACGGCAACGGCGAGTTCTTGCTGATTCCGCCCGAAGACAACGCGTCGCTGGTGACCGGCTTCGTTCAGGACGAGATCGCGCTGCTCTCGAACCGGCTGGCGCTCATCCTTGGCAGCCAGGTGCAGTACGACTCGTATTCGGGTATGGGTGTGCAGCCCACCGCGCGCCTGATGTGGAGGGCCCGGCCTCGCCAGCGTGTGTGGGCCGCCGCGTCTCGCGCCTTGCGAACGCCGTCGCTGATCGATCGCGGCCTCAGAGACGACTTACCCCCGGCGCCGGGCCCGGGCGGATTCCCGCTCTTCGTCACGGTCCTGGGGAATCCTGCAGCTAGAACCGAGCAGTTCATCGATGCCGAAGTCGGGTACCGGCTCACGATCGGTTCCTCCGCATCAATCGATGCGACCGGATTCGCCGGTCGTTACGACGACCTGCGCACCCTCGAACCAAACCCGCCCGTCGTCCGGTTCATTCCGTCGCCGCGCGTCGAGGTCATTACGACGCTCGGCAACGAGCTCAAGGCGACGACTCGCGGTTTCGAGATCGCGGCTCACTGGGACCCGGTCCCTGCCTGGCGCCTCGAAGCCAGCTACTCGCGGTTCCACCTGACGCCGGATCTGTCCCCGGCGAGCGGGGATCCCGACGGCGCTCTTGAAGACGGGAGCGCGCCGCGGGGGCAATGGCAGGTGCGGTCAGGGTTCTCGGTGGGCACGCGCGGAACGCTCGACCTCGCCGTCTTCCACGTGGGCCCGCTGGAGCTATTGCAGGTTGATTCGTACACGCGAGCGGATGTCTACGCAGAATGGAAGTTCACGTCCGGGCTCTCGCTCGTGGCCATTGGACAGAACCTCCTTGACAAGGCGCATTTCGAGTTCCTCCTGACCGAACCGGCGTTGCTCACGACCAAAGTGCCCCGCAGCGCCAGCATTCGGGTGCGATGGACCT
- a CDS encoding rhodanese-like domain-containing protein, producing the protein MAQLAKTLALVLVAGLVLALLSVSSAVASAKAEALATEGQAIRAVPRITIDELRVLMEEKAVVVLDVREPAAFEKGRIPGAINIDYTQVLKQADRFAGEKRTIVAYCACANEMTAARAAVDLAAKGIPGAKALKGGWDGWVASGEAVEK; encoded by the coding sequence ATGGCTCAACTCGCAAAGACGCTAGCCCTCGTACTTGTCGCCGGCCTAGTGCTGGCCCTGCTCTCCGTCTCGTCCGCCGTAGCTTCAGCGAAGGCGGAAGCCTTGGCGACGGAGGGGCAGGCCATCCGCGCCGTGCCGCGCATCACGATCGACGAGCTCAGGGTGTTGATGGAGGAGAAGGCGGTGGTCGTGCTCGACGTCCGCGAGCCGGCGGCGTTCGAGAAGGGCCGCATTCCCGGTGCGATCAACATCGACTACACGCAGGTGCTGAAGCAGGCGGACCGATTCGCGGGCGAGAAGCGCACGATTGTGGCCTACTGCGCCTGCGCCAACGAGATGACAGCGGCTCGCGCCGCCGTCGACCTGGCGGCGAAGGGCATCCCCGGCGCCAAGGCGCTCAAGGGTGGCTGGGACGGCTGGGTCGCGAGTGGCGAAGCAGTGGAGAAGTAG
- a CDS encoding serine/threonine-protein kinase — MIDETISHYRVLSRLGAGGMGVVYEAEDTRLGRKVAIKFLPDEAGSDGDAVQRFLREARVISSLNHPHICTLYDIGEHNGQQFMVMELLDGQTLKDRVARGALPPDDVLELGAQMADALDAAHAQGVIHRDIKPANLFITRRGTLKVLDFGVAKLSKAARGHEHLDSTVGATDQLTTMGTTIGTVSYMSPEQARGQEIDARSDVFSAGVVLYEMATGQLPFPGATVATIFEGLLTKQPVPPSQVRAGVSPEFDRIIDKALEKDRETRYQSAAELRADLKRLKRTTESGATAAARVPVRAATANVASGFSRTVPAAQAAAPAPAWRKRVLVGTPLVMVALVGGFFLYRSITTPALTGKDTVVLSSVVNRTGDTMFDDTLGEALALQLRQSPFLNVVPDQQVQSTLRLMGREPMTPITAEVGREVCQRAGAKALLGGTIAMLGSAYVVTLNAQDCVDGRVLAEEQVQASSKETVLAALGGAVSVFREKLGESLGSIQRYDAKIEEASTPSLEALKAYSQGLRTRRTSGDFDSVPFFRRAVELDPEFALAYARLGTVYSNLGQSDEARKMTAKAYEFRAKVSEVERFYIEARYYTTAAPDVQKALDVYRVWLSAYPNDYTALANSALLLKQRGDAAEALRNQEAATRVAPDQPIAWGNLGDTYFSLGRYPEAKAAFDTALKLQDSVGSHASLFTLGILTGDQALADAQVEAMRGKREEADFLGVRVQASAFLGRLKEAAAFATEWQARMDAASRRTQTGSGLMSLAISEALVGLTDAARARVAAALDDELLTVDNIDERLVVAAVNADATEARELLPPAIEQLRKRTGTGPEAAAGERALRALAFLGEGKAAEAISLLEPVTFDAQHGEQVTIWTIAHVQTRDWPAAIKGLSFMVDDKSQRGLGTTRAYAMVSLARAQAEGGQKDEALKTYQRFFDFWKDADPDVPLLIQARDEFARLSS; from the coding sequence GTGATCGACGAGACCATCTCGCACTACCGCGTGCTGTCGCGCCTCGGCGCGGGCGGCATGGGCGTGGTCTACGAGGCGGAAGACACCCGCCTCGGTCGCAAGGTGGCCATCAAGTTCCTGCCCGACGAAGCCGGCTCCGACGGCGACGCCGTCCAGCGCTTCCTCCGCGAAGCGCGCGTCATCTCCAGCCTCAATCACCCGCACATCTGCACCCTCTACGACATCGGCGAGCACAACGGCCAGCAGTTCATGGTGATGGAACTGCTCGACGGCCAGACGCTGAAGGATCGCGTCGCCAGGGGCGCGCTGCCGCCCGATGACGTGCTGGAGCTGGGCGCGCAAATGGCGGACGCGCTGGACGCCGCGCACGCGCAGGGCGTGATCCACCGCGACATCAAGCCGGCCAACCTCTTCATCACCCGGCGCGGCACGCTGAAGGTGCTCGACTTCGGCGTCGCCAAGTTGAGCAAGGCGGCGCGCGGCCACGAACATCTCGACTCCACCGTCGGCGCCACCGATCAACTGACGACGATGGGGACGACGATCGGGACGGTGTCGTACATGTCGCCCGAGCAGGCGCGCGGCCAGGAGATTGACGCGCGCAGCGACGTGTTCTCGGCGGGCGTCGTGCTCTACGAAATGGCCACCGGCCAGCTGCCGTTCCCCGGCGCGACGGTGGCGACGATCTTCGAGGGCCTGCTCACCAAGCAACCCGTGCCGCCGTCGCAGGTGCGTGCCGGCGTGTCACCGGAGTTCGACCGCATCATCGACAAGGCGTTGGAGAAGGACCGTGAGACGCGTTACCAAAGCGCCGCCGAGCTGCGCGCCGACCTGAAGCGGTTGAAGCGGACGACCGAGTCGGGAGCCACCGCTGCCGCAAGGGTGCCCGTCAGGGCCGCGACGGCCAATGTGGCGTCCGGCTTTAGCCGGACCGTGCCGGCCGCTCAGGCGGCAGCGCCCGCCCCAGCCTGGCGCAAGCGGGTTCTCGTGGGCACGCCACTGGTGATGGTCGCGCTCGTTGGCGGCTTCTTCTTGTATCGATCGATCACCACGCCGGCGCTGACCGGGAAAGACACCGTGGTGCTGTCGTCGGTCGTGAACCGCACCGGCGACACCATGTTCGACGACACCCTCGGGGAGGCGCTGGCGCTGCAGCTGCGGCAGTCGCCGTTCCTGAACGTGGTGCCGGACCAGCAGGTGCAGTCCACGCTGCGGTTGATGGGGCGCGAGCCGATGACGCCGATCACCGCCGAGGTGGGACGCGAAGTGTGCCAGCGCGCCGGCGCCAAGGCGCTGCTGGGCGGCACCATCGCCATGCTCGGCTCCGCCTACGTCGTCACGCTCAACGCCCAAGACTGCGTCGACGGCCGGGTGCTGGCGGAAGAGCAGGTGCAGGCCAGTTCGAAAGAGACGGTGCTGGCGGCGCTCGGCGGCGCGGTGTCGGTGTTTCGCGAGAAGCTCGGCGAGTCGCTTGGATCCATTCAACGCTACGACGCGAAGATCGAGGAGGCCAGTACGCCCTCGCTCGAAGCGCTCAAGGCCTACAGCCAGGGCCTGCGCACGCGGCGCACCAGCGGCGATTTCGATTCGGTGCCGTTCTTCCGCCGGGCGGTCGAACTCGATCCCGAGTTCGCGCTGGCCTACGCGCGCCTTGGCACCGTCTACTCGAATCTCGGCCAGTCCGACGAAGCGCGCAAGATGACGGCCAAGGCCTACGAGTTCCGCGCCAAGGTGAGCGAAGTAGAGCGCTTCTACATCGAGGCGCGCTACTACACGACGGCGGCGCCCGACGTGCAGAAGGCCCTCGACGTCTATCGCGTGTGGCTGTCGGCGTATCCCAACGACTACACCGCGCTGGCGAATTCGGCGTTGCTGCTCAAACAGCGCGGCGACGCCGCGGAGGCGTTGCGCAACCAGGAAGCCGCCACCCGCGTCGCGCCGGATCAGCCGATTGCGTGGGGCAATCTCGGCGACACCTACTTCAGCCTTGGCCGCTACCCCGAGGCGAAGGCGGCGTTTGACACCGCGCTGAAGCTACAGGACTCGGTGGGGTCACACGCCAGCCTCTTCACGCTGGGCATCCTGACCGGCGACCAGGCGCTGGCCGACGCGCAGGTCGAAGCGATGCGCGGCAAGCGCGAAGAGGCGGACTTCCTCGGCGTCCGCGTCCAGGCCTCGGCGTTTCTCGGCCGCCTGAAGGAAGCGGCGGCCTTCGCCACCGAGTGGCAGGCGCGGATGGACGCCGCCAGCCGCCGGACACAGACCGGCTCGGGCCTGATGTCGCTCGCGATCAGCGAAGCGCTGGTTGGGCTCACCGATGCAGCCCGGGCGCGGGTGGCTGCCGCGCTCGACGACGAGCTGCTCACGGTGGACAACATCGACGAACGGCTCGTGGTGGCCGCAGTCAACGCGGATGCGACCGAAGCTCGCGAGTTGTTGCCGCCGGCGATTGAGCAACTCCGGAAGCGCACCGGCACCGGCCCCGAAGCCGCCGCCGGCGAACGCGCGCTGAGGGCGCTGGCGTTTCTCGGCGAGGGCAAGGCGGCCGAGGCGATCTCGCTGCTCGAGCCGGTGACGTTCGATGCGCAACATGGCGAGCAAGTCACCATCTGGACGATCGCCCACGTCCAAACCAGGGACTGGCCTGCGGCCATCAAGGGCCTGAGCTTCATGGTGGACGACAAATCGCAGCGCGGCCTCGGCACCACCAGGGCCTACGCGATGGTGTCGCTGGCGCGCGCGCAGGCGGAGGGCGGGCAGAAAGATGAGGCCCTCAAGACCTATCAGCGGTTCTTCGACTTCTGGAAAGACGCCGACCCGGACGTGCCGCTGCTCATCCAGGCCCGCGACGAGTTCGCCAGGCTCAGCTCATAG
- a CDS encoding M20/M25/M40 family metallo-hydrolase, which produces MKLPLEDDMVTRRRALLLPVACVALVMTGALALSAQSGESVDLQAIQRIKEEAFDRSQVMDTAWWLTEVHGPRLTNSPQMRAAADWTVKKLSEWGLANVKQEAWGAEFGRGWSNERTVVHVIKPTPWPVVAYARAWTPGTGAAITADVVLAPMAADADLDKFRGKLKGKVVLLQAARPVAPLWDAPARRFTDTDLTGMQQQEVGPARGQGNFNPGQAQAFAAKRNAFLLAEGVVAVLEPGNGRGDSGSVLTGGGGPRNPKDPPVPAQLSVATEHYNRLARMVEKGTPVTIEVDVRNTFHDANLGMFNIVAEIPGTDKADEIVMLGAHFDSWHAGTGAVDNASGSSVMMEAMRILKQSGVKLRRTVRLGLWTGEEQGLIGSREYVKAHFADPANMQLKPEHAKLAGYFNMDNGTGAYRGVYLQGNEAVAPIFRAWMEPFRNIGMTDLTIRNTGGTDHQAFHAVGLPGFQFIQDPVQYSSRTHHSSLDVYDQLIAGDLMKNAAITAAFLYHAANREQMLPRRALPKATPATR; this is translated from the coding sequence GTGAAATTGCCCCTGGAGGATGACATGGTAACGAGACGACGAGCGTTGTTGCTGCCGGTAGCGTGCGTGGCCCTGGTCATGACGGGGGCTCTGGCCCTGTCGGCGCAGTCGGGGGAATCGGTTGATCTCCAGGCCATCCAGCGCATCAAGGAAGAGGCCTTCGATCGCTCGCAGGTGATGGACACCGCGTGGTGGCTCACCGAGGTCCACGGGCCGCGGCTCACCAACTCACCGCAGATGCGCGCCGCCGCCGATTGGACCGTGAAGAAGCTGTCCGAGTGGGGTCTCGCCAACGTCAAGCAGGAGGCCTGGGGCGCCGAATTCGGGCGCGGCTGGAGCAACGAGCGCACCGTGGTCCACGTGATCAAGCCGACCCCGTGGCCGGTCGTCGCCTATGCCAGGGCGTGGACGCCGGGCACCGGCGCCGCGATCACCGCCGACGTGGTGCTCGCGCCGATGGCGGCTGATGCCGACCTCGACAAGTTCCGGGGCAAGCTGAAGGGCAAGGTCGTCCTGTTGCAGGCCGCGCGTCCGGTGGCGCCGCTGTGGGACGCGCCCGCCAGGCGCTTCACCGACACCGACCTCACCGGCATGCAGCAGCAGGAAGTGGGTCCGGCGCGCGGTCAGGGCAACTTCAACCCCGGCCAGGCGCAGGCGTTCGCCGCGAAGCGCAACGCGTTCCTGCTGGCCGAAGGCGTGGTGGCCGTGCTCGAGCCGGGTAACGGCCGCGGCGACAGCGGCAGCGTGCTCACCGGCGGCGGTGGTCCGCGCAACCCGAAGGACCCGCCGGTGCCGGCGCAGTTGTCGGTGGCCACCGAGCACTACAACCGGCTGGCGCGCATGGTGGAAAAGGGCACGCCGGTCACCATCGAGGTGGACGTGCGCAACACCTTCCACGACGCCAACCTCGGCATGTTCAACATCGTCGCCGAGATTCCCGGCACCGACAAGGCGGACGAAATCGTGATGCTCGGCGCCCACTTCGATTCGTGGCACGCGGGCACCGGCGCGGTAGATAACGCCTCGGGCTCGTCGGTGATGATGGAAGCGATGCGCATCCTGAAGCAGTCCGGCGTCAAGCTGCGCCGCACGGTGCGCCTCGGCTTGTGGACGGGTGAAGAGCAGGGCCTCATCGGCTCGCGCGAGTACGTGAAGGCCCACTTCGCAGATCCCGCCAACATGCAGTTGAAGCCCGAGCACGCCAAGCTGGCCGGCTACTTCAACATGGATAACGGCACCGGCGCCTATCGCGGCGTTTACCTGCAAGGCAACGAGGCTGTGGCGCCCATCTTCCGCGCGTGGATGGAACCGTTCCGCAACATCGGCATGACCGACCTGACCATTCGCAACACCGGCGGCACCGATCACCAGGCCTTCCACGCGGTGGGCCTGCCCGGCTTCCAGTTCATCCAGGACCCGGTGCAGTACTCGAGCCGCACGCACCACTCCAGCCTCGACGTCTACGACCAGCTGATCGCGGGCGACCTGATGAAGAACGCGGCGATCACCGCGGCGTTCCTGTACCACGCCGCGAACCGCGAGCAGATGCTGCCAAGGCGCGCGCTGCCCAAAGCAACGCCGGCCACCAGGTGA
- a CDS encoding MASE1 domain-containing protein, whose protein sequence is MREISALTTSLRAWFTAHDRVGVVVLNLAVALLAWGLAELVLLPTIGGRTATPIWPPVGLAVAITYIGGFRLLPGVVLGSFLVNYPRFALQWSVFMALAQVVQPILVVRILRALKFDERLERVRDPIILSLVAGPAGALAAAVIVVGISFVAGTVSAGEFFYQLTLWWLRDWLGTVVTATLILAWFRGRRTVWKWPRVAEALALLVTLWAGAQVMFGLWGMFADRDVPVGFVFFPIVGWAGLRFGARGAATVVALISAVAVAIAGMGVGPFATFPVAFTQFLLFAFLGLGSLSGQLLAAIMAERDDALERRLLLEEQLRHSQKMEAVGRLAGGIAHDFNNLLTAIIGYTEIVLTSLDPKDERRADAEEIGRAAMRAADLTRQMLAFSRRQVLQPKVIDLNTALGKVEPMLRRVIGEDIVMTVTGKATTPHVRVDPGQVEQVVMNLVVNARDAMPQGGRLTVETADAVLDEAAVADQPDVKPGPYVMLSVSDTGVGMPPEVRARIFEPYFTTKDVGKGTGLGLSTAYGIVRQSDGHISVSSELGLGTTFRIYLPRAEAPAPAPVDPSVEKMPEGTEHILLVEDDASVRRLSKELLLRLGYSVTEAASGRAGLALGSDDTRHFDLALCDVILGDMSGPAVAEALRALRPSIRVLYMSGYMDEAIVKTGVLDEGQPFLQKPFTPMLLAKKIREVLDEPETGNL, encoded by the coding sequence GTGCGCGAGATTTCCGCCCTGACAACCTCCCTGCGAGCCTGGTTTACCGCCCACGACCGGGTCGGGGTGGTGGTGCTCAACCTTGCCGTGGCGCTACTTGCGTGGGGGCTGGCCGAACTGGTGCTGTTGCCGACTATCGGTGGCCGCACCGCCACGCCGATCTGGCCACCCGTCGGCCTGGCCGTGGCCATCACCTACATCGGCGGTTTCCGCCTGCTGCCGGGCGTGGTGCTCGGGTCGTTCCTGGTCAACTATCCCCGGTTCGCACTCCAGTGGTCGGTTTTCATGGCCCTGGCGCAGGTGGTCCAGCCAATCCTGGTCGTCCGCATCCTGCGCGCGCTGAAGTTCGACGAGCGTCTCGAGCGCGTGCGCGACCCGATCATCCTGTCCCTGGTGGCCGGCCCGGCCGGCGCGTTGGCGGCCGCCGTGATCGTGGTCGGCATCAGCTTCGTCGCCGGCACCGTCTCCGCAGGGGAGTTCTTCTACCAGCTCACCCTGTGGTGGCTCCGTGACTGGCTGGGAACCGTGGTGACCGCGACGTTGATACTGGCGTGGTTCAGGGGCCGCCGCACGGTGTGGAAGTGGCCGCGCGTGGCCGAGGCCCTCGCGCTCCTGGTCACCCTGTGGGCCGGCGCGCAGGTCATGTTCGGCCTCTGGGGCATGTTCGCGGATCGCGACGTGCCCGTCGGGTTCGTGTTCTTCCCGATTGTCGGCTGGGCCGGGCTCCGCTTCGGCGCCCGTGGTGCCGCCACCGTCGTGGCGCTGATCTCGGCGGTCGCCGTCGCCATTGCCGGCATGGGCGTCGGCCCGTTCGCCACCTTCCCGGTCGCGTTCACGCAGTTCCTGTTGTTCGCCTTCCTGGGGCTGGGGTCGCTCAGCGGCCAGTTGCTGGCGGCGATCATGGCGGAGCGTGACGACGCGCTCGAGCGGCGGCTGCTGCTCGAAGAGCAATTGCGGCACTCGCAGAAAATGGAGGCCGTGGGCCGGCTGGCCGGCGGCATCGCCCACGACTTCAACAACCTTCTCACCGCGATCATCGGCTACACCGAAATCGTGCTGACCTCGCTCGACCCCAAGGACGAACGGCGCGCCGACGCCGAAGAGATCGGCCGCGCCGCGATGCGCGCCGCCGACCTGACGCGCCAGATGCTCGCGTTCAGCCGCCGCCAGGTGCTGCAGCCGAAGGTCATCGACCTCAACACCGCGTTGGGCAAGGTGGAACCGATGCTGCGCCGCGTGATTGGCGAAGACATCGTGATGACGGTCACCGGCAAGGCGACGACGCCGCACGTCCGCGTCGACCCCGGCCAGGTGGAACAGGTGGTGATGAACCTGGTCGTCAACGCGCGTGACGCCATGCCGCAGGGCGGCCGCCTCACCGTGGAAACCGCCGACGCCGTCCTCGACGAGGCCGCGGTGGCGGATCAGCCGGACGTCAAGCCCGGCCCCTACGTGATGCTGTCAGTGTCTGACACCGGCGTCGGCATGCCGCCGGAAGTGCGCGCCCGTATCTTCGAGCCGTACTTCACCACCAAGGACGTCGGCAAGGGCACCGGCCTCGGCCTCTCCACCGCCTACGGCATCGTTCGGCAGAGCGACGGCCACATCTCGGTGTCGAGCGAGCTCGGTCTCGGCACGACTTTCCGCATCTACCTGCCGCGCGCGGAAGCGCCGGCGCCGGCGCCGGTGGATCCGTCGGTCGAGAAAATGCCCGAGGGCACCGAGCACATCCTCCTGGTGGAAGACGACGCCTCGGTCCGCCGGCTGTCGAAGGAACTGCTGTTGCGACTGGGCTACTCAGTGACGGAGGCCGCATCCGGCCGGGCCGGATTGGCGCTGGGCAGTGACGACACGCGGCATTTCGACCTGGCGCTGTGCGACGTCATCCTCGGCGACATGAGCGGACCGGCGGTGGCCGAAGCGCTGCGCGCGTTGCGCCCATCGATTCGCGTCCTGTATATGTCGGGCTACATGGACGAGGCCATCGTCAAGACCGGCGTGCTGGATGAGGGCCAGCCCTTCCTGCAGAAGCCGTTCACGCCGATGCTGCTCGCGAAGAAGATTCGCGAGGTGCTGGACGAGCCCGAGACCGGGAACCTGTGA